Proteins from a genomic interval of Medicago truncatula cultivar Jemalong A17 chromosome 3, MtrunA17r5.0-ANR, whole genome shotgun sequence:
- the LOC11444833 gene encoding protein TORNADO 1 — MMSSNQNIKDIQWAQQAINMMENQNLHSISFYLSQPTSTCYQETNNSININISKQNQQHFTNLLATLASCHHTNSTLKNLEFHRVEWESQQVKNLGTLLRNYHTIKQVVFRRNRFNGKSMLDLSDILKENKMVKEIMFSESCIGSVGACLLASSLMVNHSLEELQIWEDSIGSRGAEEISKMIEVNPSLKLLTIFDSNYITATPLISAVLARNRTMEVHVWSGDQNGERSSKVVEFVPGNNTLRIYKLNFSGTCRVACSLGMNFTVKSLDMTGVKIKSKCAKEFRWVLEQNQTLKEVNFSRTCLKDKGIVYIAAGLFKNHSLQKLHVAGNWFRGIGVEHLLCPLSRFSSLQMQANTSLKCVTLGGGRTRIGRDGLVAITQFLVTNETVTRFGIHDDESLKPDDFVKIFKSLEKNASLKCLSLQGCKGVQGEMLLQTIMETLQINPWIEEIDLTRTPLHNSGESIGIYQRLGQNENPEPEMDLIKDMPLTEPKSCRVFFCGQEYAGKATLCHSISQNFSASAALPYLDQVRTIVNPVEQAVKTVGMKIKTFKDEDTKISIWNLAGQHEFFSLHDLMFPGSGSASIFIIISSLFRKPSNREPKSTAEIEEDLQYWLRFIVSNSKRAGQQCMLPSVAIVLTHFDKINQSSQNLQQTVDSIQRLRDKFQGYVDFYQTVFTVDARSSASVGKLTHHIRKTCKTVLQRVPRVYQLCNDLIQILSEWRSENYNKPAMKWKEFGELCQVKVPYLRIRSRHYNKEAVEMKRKAIATCLHHIGEVIYFDELEFLILDCEWFCGEVLGQLIKLNVRRQQSSENNGFISRKELEKILKGSLQSPIPGMGSKVFENLDASDLVRMMLKLELCYEQDPSDQNSLLLIPSILEEGRGRPQRWQISSPDCLYAGRHLECDDSSHTFLTPGFFPRLQVHLHNKIKALMNQHGATYSLEKYLISISINGIYIRVELGGQLGYYIDVLACSTKNLTETLRVIQQLIIPAIQSVCHGITLTENVIRPECVRSLTPPRYRKTQFASLQQLKQALLSLPADSMYDYQHTWSPVLDSGRPILQEGFDFARDLLSDDDFREVLHRRYHDLHNLAQELQIPPENNPEGRDQDITLSNEAEKVEPSFGGIAKGVEEVLQRLKIIEQEIRDLKQEIQGLRYYEHRLLLELHRKVNYIATFNAQVEERKVPNMFYFVKAENYSRRLITTMVSGMTALRLHMLCEFRGQMHVVEDQMGCEMMQVDNMAVRSLAPYMKKFMVMVTFALKIGAHLAAGMGQMIPDLSKEVAHLGGSSLLFGAAGATAAGVVGAAAIGHRNRSAEGSRGIQQDIKAAQQWMVDFLRERRCSTGKDIAEKFGLWRVRYRDNGQIAWICRQHMYSRSAEIIEVPI, encoded by the exons ATGATGTCATCAAACCAGAACATAAAAGACATACAATGGGCACAACAAGCAATCAACATGATGGAGAACCAAAATCTACACAGCATTTCCTTCTACCTTTCCCAACCAACTTCAACTTGTTACCAAGAAACAAACAACtccataaacataaacatttcCAAACAAAATCAGCAACATTTTACCAACCTTTTAGCAACATTAGCATCATGTCACCACACAAATTCAACCTTGAAAAATTTGGAGTTTCACAGAGTTGAATGGGAATCACAACAGGTAAAAAACCTTGGAACCCTTCTGAGAAATTATCATACTATAAAGCAAGTTGTTTTTAGAAGAAACAGGTTCAATGGAAAAAGTATGTTAGATCTTTCTGACATTTTGAAGGAGAATAAAATGGTTAAAGAGATTATGTTTTCAGAATCATGTATTGGTTCTGTTGGAGCTTGTTTACTTGCTTCTTCACTTATGGTGAATCATAGTTTGGAGGAGTTGCAGATTTGGGAAGATTCAATAGGTTCAAGAGGTGCTGAAGAAATTTCAAAGATGATTGAAGTTAATCCATCTCTTAAGCTGTTAACAATTTTTGACTCAAATTACATCACTGCTACACCTCTTATATCTGCAGTTTTGGCAAGGAATAGAACCATGGAAGTTCATGTTTGGAGTGGTGATCAAAATGGTGAAAGAAGTTCAAAGGTTGTTGAGTTTGTACCTGGGAACAATACACTTAGAATTTACAAGCTTAACTTTTCAGGTACTTGTAGGGTTGCATGTTCCTTAGGAATGAATTTCACAGTTAAATCACTTGATATGACTGGTGTTAAGATAAAATCAAAATGTGCTAAGGAATTTAGATGGGTTTTAGAACAAAACCAAACCCTAAAAGAGGTTAATTTTTCAAGAACATGTCTGAAAGATAAGGGCATTGTGTATATTGCTGCTGGACTGTTTAAAAATCATAGTCTGCAAAAATTACATGTAGCAGGAAATTGGTTCCGCGGAATCGGTGTCGAGCATTTACTTTGTCCTCTGAGTAGATTTTCATCATTGCAAATGCAAGCTAACACTAGTTTGAAATGTGTTACTTTGGGGGGAGGGAGAACAAGAATAGGAAGGGATGGTTTAGTAGCTATAACACAGTTTTTAGTAACGAATGAGACGGTGACGCGGTTCGGGATACATGATGATGAGAGTTTGAAACCAGATGATTTTGTTAAAATCTTCAAGAGTTTAGAGAAGAATGCTAGCTTGAAATGTTTGTCTTTGCAAGGTTGTAAAGGTGTTCAAGGAGAGATGTTGCTGCAGACAATTATGGAGACACTTCAGATAAATCCTTGGATTGAAGAAATTGATCTTACTAGAACACCTTTACACAATTCTGGAGAGTCTATTGGGATTTATCAGAGATTAGGGCAGAATGAGAATCCTGAACCAGAAATGGATTTGATCAAAGATATGCCACTCACTGAGCCTAAGAGTTGCAGAGTTTTCTTTTGTGGACAAGAATATGCAG GAAAAGCCACACTTTGTCATTCAATATCACAAAACTTCTCTGCTTCGGCGGCACTACCCTACTTGGATCAAGTAAGGACAATAGTGAATCCAGTGGAGCAGGCTGTCAAAACAGTTGGAATGAAGATAAAAACATTCAAGGATGAGGATACAAAGATTTCAATATGGAATCTTGCTGGTCAACATGAGTTTTTCTCCCTCCATGATCTTATGTTCCCAGGTAGCGGTAGTGCGTCAATTTTCATCATTATATCGAGTTTATTCAGGAAGCCAAGTAACAGAGAACCAAAAAGCACTGCAGAGATTGAAGAGGATTTGCAATATTGGCTTAGGTTCATAGTTTCCAATTCCAAAAGAGCAGGACAACAATGCATGCTGCCAAGTGTAGCTATTGTTCTCACACACTTCGATAAAATCAACCAATCATCACAAAATCTGCAGCAAACGGTAGATTCAATTCAGAGATTGAGAGACAAGTTTCAAGGCTATGTTGATTTCTACCAAACTGTATTCACGGTTGACGCAAGATCATCAGCATCAGTTGGTAAACTCACTCATCACATCCGAAAGACGTGCAAAACAGTTCTGCAAAGAGTACCACGAGTTTATCAACTTTGCAACGATCTAATACAGATTTTATCAGAATGGAGATCAGAGAACTACAACAAGCCAGCTATGAAGTGGAAGGAGTTTGGTGAGCTGTGTCAAGTAAAAGTCCCATATTTGAGAATTCGATCAAGACATTATAATAAAGAAGCGGTGGAAATGAAGCGAAAAGCTATAGCTACTTGTCTTCACCACATTGGAGaagtgatttattttgatgagttggAGTTTCTAATTTTAGATTGTGAGTGGTTCTGTGGTGAAGTACTTGGCCAGCTCATAAAGTTGAATGTTAGAAGGCAACAATCTTCGGAAAACAATGGATTCATTAGTAGGAAGGAACttgagaaaattttaaaaggaagTTTACAAAGTCCAATTCCTGGTATGGGGTCAAAGGTATTTGAGAACTTAGATGCTAGTGACCTTGTGAGAATGATGCTTAAACTTGAACTTTGTTATGAACAAGATCCATCAGATCAAAATTCTCTACTGTTGATTCCTTCCATTCTTGAAGAGGGTAGAGGAAGGCCTCAGAGGTGGCAGATAAGCTCACCAGACTGTCTTTATGCCGGACGCCATCTTGAATGTGATGATTCGAGTCATACGTTTCTAACTCCAGGATTCTTCCCTCGCTTACAG GTACACCTTCACAACAAAATAAAGGCTCTGATGAATCAACATGGTGCAACTTACAGTCTTGAAAAGTACCTCATTTCAATCAGCATTAATGGAATCTACATCAGAGTTGAGCTTGGAGGACAACTAGGTTACTACATCGACGTTCTTGCATGCTCCACCAAAAATTTGACAGAAACTTTAAGAGTCATTCAGCAACTTATAATCCCGGCGATTCAAAGTGTTTGCCATGGGATCACCTTGACAGAAAATGTCATTAGACCTGAATGTGTGCGAAGTTTGACACCCCCTAGGTACAGAAAAACTCAATTTGCTTCCCTGCAGCAACTGAAACAAGCACTACTATCACTTCCAGCAGACAGCATGTATGATTATCAGCACACATGGAGTCCGGTCTTGGATTCTGGTAGGCCTATTCTCCAAGAAGGGTTTGATTTTGCGCGAGACCTTTTATCAGATGATGACTTCCGAGAAGTGCTTCATCGCAGGTATCATGACCTACACAATCTTGCTCAAGAGCTGCAAATCCCACCTGAAAATAACCCTGAAGGGCGAGATCAAGATATAACCTTAAGCAATGAAGCTGAGAAAGTTGAACCATCCTTTGGTGGCATTGCAAAAGGGGTTGAAGAAGTTTTACAGAGACTCAAAATTATTGAACAAGAAATCAGAGACTTGAAGCAAGAAATCCAAGGGCTAAGGTATTATGAACACAGACTCCTACTTGAGCTTCATCGCAAAGTGAATTACATAGCAACCTTCAATGCACAAGTTGAGGAAAGGAAAGTACCGAACATGTTCTATTTTGTAAAAGCAGAAAACTACTCAAGGAGACTGATCACCACCATGGTTTCTGGCATGACTGCTCTCCGGCTTCACATGTTATGCGAGTTCCGAGGACAAATGCATGTTGTTGAAGATCAGATGGGCTGTGAAATGATGCAAGTTGATAACATGGCTGTGAGGTCTTTGGCTCCATATATGAAAAAGTTCATGGTCATGGTAACTTTTGCTCTTAAAATCGGAGCTCATCTTGCAGCTGGAATGGGGCAAATGATACCAGATTTGAGCAAGGAAGTGGCTCATTTGGGCGGCTCTTCGCTTCTCTTTGGTGCAGCCGGGGCAACTGCAGCTGGTGTTGTAGGGGCTGCTGCTATCGGTCATAGAAACAGGTCCGCAGAAGGTTCAAGGGGCATTCAACAAGACATAAAAGCAGCACAACAATGGATGGTTGATTTCTTAAGGGAAAGGAGGTGTTCCACAGGGAAGGATATTGCAGAGAAGTTTGGACTGTGGCGAGTAAGGTATCGGGACAATGGTCAGATTGCATGGATCTGTAGGCAGCACATGTATTCCAGATCTGCAGAGATAATAGAAGTGCCTATTTGA